One stretch of Malus domestica chromosome 14, GDT2T_hap1 DNA includes these proteins:
- the LOC114823701 gene encoding UDP-glycosyltransferase 76E2-like — translation MEVTARKGMKVFVNVASWMDGWNGSHDMENGNERREREGGVKRLVLFPCPYQGHINPMLQLGSFLHSKGFSITVIHTQFNSPNPSTHPEFTFFPIQDGLTAEEISSGNVLAFLLAINANCKASFRQCLTQVMEQEPDNKITCAIRDDLMYFTEAVAKDLNIPNIMLRTSSVTNVLARTAVPQLHSKGHIPFPGITLHCWIANSQSLNPVPDFHPLRFKDLPTSNFDTFEKYSELVVNAFDVRTASAMVWNTTDCLEQSSLAQIQQQFPVPIFSIGPLHKIEAAASSSLLEEDTSCIAWLLKQSNNSVIYVSLGSVASISEIELAQMAWGLANSKQPFLWVIRPGSVSGSEWIELLPQGFIEAIGEGGCIVKWAPQREVLSHRAMGGFWSHCGWNSTLESLSEGIPMICTPSFGDQKVHSRYVSQVWNVGMHMDNELERGEIERTVRKMMVDADGEVMRVRAKDLKEKIEVSLSNGGSSYNFLNKLVELIMLF, via the exons atggaggtcacggcaaggaaagggatGAAAGTGTTTGTGAATGTAGCTTCTTGGATggatggatggaatggatctcACGACATGGAAAATGGAAAT gagagaagagagagggaaggaGGAGTGAAAAGGTTGGTCTTATTCCCATGCCCGTACCAAGGTCACATAAATCCAATGCTTCAGCTGGGTTCCTTCCTTCATTCCAAGGGTTTTTCCATTACAGTTATTCACACCCAGTTCAACTCTCCTAACCCTTCAACCCACCCGGAATTCACGTTCTTTCCAATACAGGATGGCTTGACTGCTGAAGAgatctcatctgggaatgtATTAGCCTTTCTGCTGGCTATAAATGCCAACTGCAAAGCGAGTTTTCGACAGTGCTTGACTCAAGTTATGGAACAGGAACCCGATAACAAAATCACCTGCGCTATCCGTGATGACCTTATGTACTTCACTGAAGCTGTGGCTAAGGATCTAAACATCCCAAACATCATGTTACGAACTTCCAGCGTTACCAATGTTCTAGCTCGTACTGCTGTCCCACAACTTCATTCAAAAGGTCACATCCCATTCCCAGGTAT AACACTACACTGTTGGATTGCAAACTCTCAGTCACTGAATCCAGTGCCCGATTTTCATCCCCTCAGGTTTAAGGATCTGCCCACCTCCAACTTTGACACATTTGAAAAGTACTCAGAACTAGTTGTTAATGCATTTGATGTTAGGACGGCATCAGCAATGGTTTGGAACACCACTGATTGTCTTGAACAATCATCACTAGCACAGATCCAGCAACAATTCCCAGTTCCAATCTTCTCCATAGGTCCTCTTCACAAGATTGAAGCAGCTGCTTCTAGTAGCTTACTAGAAGAGGACACCAGCTGCATTGCGTGGCTACTCAAGCAATCTAACAACTCGGTTATCTATGTAAGCTTGGGAAGTGTAGCATCCATCAGTGAGATAGAGCTCGCTCAAATGGCTTGGGGATTGGCCAACAGCAAGCAGCCTTTCTTATGGGTGATCAGACCTGGCTCAGTAAGTGGTTCAGAATGGATTGAGCTACTGCCTCAAGGTTTCATAGAAGCAATTGGAGAAGGTGGCTGCATTGTAAAATGGGCACCCCAAAGGGAAGTTTTGTCGCATCGAGCAATGGGAGGCTTTTGGAGCCACTGTGGTTGGAACTCAACCCTAGAGAGTTTATCTGAAGGGATTCCGATGATATGCACACCGTCTTTTGGTGATCAGAAGGTGCATTCAAGGTATGTTAGCCAAGTATGGAATGTAGGGATGCATATGGACAATGAgttagagagaggagagatagagagaactGTCAGGAAAATGATGGTAGACGCTGATGGGGAGGTGATGAGGGTTAGGGCCAAGGATTTGAAGGAGAAAATAGAAGTTTCTTTGAGCAATGGTGGTTCTTCGTACAATTTCttgaataagcttgtggaactTATCATGTTATTTTGA